Genomic segment of Leishmania panamensis strain MHOM/PA/94/PSC-1 chromosome 20 sequence:
AATTTCTTGTTCACTGAGACTGGGCGGCTCAAACTCTGTGATTTTGGAAGTGCAACGCGAATGTTCTACGCACCCAAGTCAGTGGAAGAGGTGTCTGTTGCTGAGTCGGAGTTGGGTTCAAGGATGACACTTCTCTACCGGCCGCCGGAGTCACTGGATCTATGGTCGAAGGACCGCGTCGACACCAAAGCTGATATCTGGGCGCTTGGCGTCATCATTTATGTGCTGGTGTTTCGCGAAATGCCGTTTGAGGCAAATTCGATGGAGATAATGGCAGGAGTGCCGAAGAGATACAAAGGCAACGCAGAGGACAGCTGTCCCGAGGACTTTAGACCGCTCATGAACGTTGTGCGCACAAAGATGCTCACAAAAAAACCTGCGGACCGTGCCGACATCTTTAGCATCTCTGAAGAGTTAGAAAGTATTACACACTTACCGCCGCTATCACGCCCACGGCCAGGGTTACAGAGTGCGCAACGATCGCGCTTCGCCTAAAACACCAAAGACGTGCGTAGCTGCGATATTTCCGAAGCCGTACTGAGCCCACTCTGAATTACTGTGTGGTGCGTTTCATTGGTATAAGGAGGTTACTACCgtgctttcttttcgttAAGTTTTTGTCTCTCTGTATGAAGTGTAAAGGTGCTATAGTCCTTGATTATCCAGTGTTTTTATGACTGAATACAACTTTAGAGCTCAAAAAACAAAAAGCTTTACAAACAAATGCAAACACACAGGCGATTCAGCCTGAATAGGTGAGGTTTAAAATACTGGTGCCTGGCTGTGATATGTCAATTTGGCGTTACCATTTTCATACTTGAACGTGTCCATTCTCCGCCATGGAGCATGAGGTCAAGTGGAGCTCGACCACCCCCGACCCTGCCACAGGCGCCCATCGCCGGGTGCGAAGCAGGGCTAGacacgcggtgcagcagtgcgccgaccccaTCATCTGAGCACGCCCACCACCGCTAACTCCACCCACCCGCTGTGCCGGTCGCCGCCTggcgcatccctcggggtggctcaggctccccacccgtaggcagcgaggaccGGGCCGGGCACCTTCAAGCTGTACTGACGCCTCGCCCGTCATATGGATGGTACAGACGTGCTCGCTGTCGCGGCTCGctgcgacgcagcgccatccacagCCTGACCGCTGGCGTCAGCAGTGGTAAAGCGCTCCGACCTCCCCGCAtcgtaggtgcttggcccATCTACCACCAGACGTGGCTCGGCATCGGCAGAGACAGGGGAAGCGGCCGCTTGGCCTctccgcacgcacagagTGGGGGCACTGGACTCTGGATACCGCCACGCGCTgactcccccttccccccttgtTGATGGCGCTAGCACAGCATCTGAGAAAGCAAAGGCGATCTAGCTACTGGTGTACAGCGAAATTATTTGATGGCTCTGCGGGCTGAAGGGGCGGAGGGAATCTAAAGAGGGCATTAGCATGGCTACTGTCCCGCTTCACtttccgttttttttttgttatTCGTTCTTGTCACTTCTCTGTGGCCATTGTAAATATTATACATCTTCAGGGCTGTTTTTGCTTTTTGTAAGACTCTTATGATCAGATTTTCCACGCGAGAAAGATACTCGTTACTGTGAAAATGAAGGGCAATGTAAACGGAGAGTCTCATAGTCTTTCGGCCGATGCGCTTGAGAAGAACAATGACTTTCGACGATTTGTGGTGCGAATGAAGCGCATGGGGCGGGTGTTTGCGGTGAAGTCGAAAGCAGGCACTGCCCCTCGCGTCGTTGTTCCGCCGCATGATGAAGCGActgtgcaggcggtgctcaCCGGGGAGTGGCTGGACTGCTGCTTTCGGGAGTATCTTGAGAGAAAGCGTCTTTTTGAAAATCGCTTTCGCAATCGAGTTGGGCTGATGATTCGCATTCTCGGCCTCCTGGTGCTTTTCCTCGCTGTGTTGTGGAGTATATGGCCGATGTGGCGGGTGCTGATTGACGTTGAAGTAGATGACTACTACAAGGCTTTGGAGATCCCCTCAACTGCGACGCCCACTGAAATCACGCGGGGGTATCGAACTATGATGAAGCGCTGGCACCCAGATCACAATCCGAACTGTGGTCAGTTTTGTCGGGAAAAGACGGAGCGCATCAAAGAGGCATACGACATCTTGTTGTCACGCAGTGACCACGAATTGACTCTCGCAAACCAATACCATGGGGGCCTCATGACGCTCCGCTCGTTGCTATCGTTCCGCGGGTTTCAGATATCTGGAGATGCGGCGATGAATGTCTTCATGATATTGCTGCACGTGTACCCCCCCAGCGCGAGGAAGAGCTCCCTGCTCAGAGTGGTGTGCAGCGTTGTCATTTTGGTCTTTTGCGCGGTGCACGAGACCTTATTTGCCAGTGGCTTCAATATTGTGACTGTGATCGAAATCTTGTACTACTTTCTCTCAGTGGCAAAAGGCTCTGCGCAGCAGAAGTcaatggaggaggtgcggcaAAATTCGTATTTTGATGTGGTGCGCGACGCGTTTGTCTTGCTGGGCTGCGCGAGTGCTACACACATTGCTGTGTTGTGGAGTGAGAGTACCACGATATCGATGGAAGAGGCCTTCCGCATGCTGTATGGCAGCGTCTacgttctctctttcctgtaCAGATTCTCGCCAAACATGTATGACAACTTTTTAATGCGTAAAtgctcgctgccgctcacgTATGTGGACATGGCCAGTGGAAGGTTCACGTGGACCCGGTTTGCGACAAGCGAACTGATGTTTCTCGTCGACGATTTGTTTGTCTTCACGTGTCGCATCTCCAGCGCGTATCGAGTAGTGGTGTACATTGTGCACTTCGTTTCCCTCTGCCAGTTTTTCATGTTGCCATGGGATACACCGATTGTCCACGGGAGGGCCAGCGTGAGAGCAGCGGCTACTAGGGCGGAAGAGCCAAAAGTACTGACTGCAGCGAGCGCGCAGACTACAGTAGCTCAATCTACCAACGTCGACGCCACGCAGACGGCTGAGCAAGGCACGTGTGTTCAGTCCTACATAACACAAGAAGACGAATACGTCGTTGCCGATCTTGACAACGAGACTGTGGCGTGGATGGATATTGCGAGCCTCAAGTACAAGGCTCTCATCCTTGCGCTTGGTCGCAAGCATGCCCAGCAGCATGGCCAGTCGGTGGATGCCGTCGACATTGCGCCGAGTGCTGACTTGCAGAATGTTGTAGTCATCGCGTTCTCCCGAGGTGCGGGTACCGGACCGGGTGCATCTCAACAGAAGCTCGACGTTTTGTGTCAGGTACATGACCCGGAGATGAGTCGACTTGTGGCGATGGAGCGTGGGCCAAAAGTAATGGTGCCTGCGCGCCTCAAATCGCTGTGGAACCTGGATCTCGCACGTGTGGAGTACCGCAAGGGCCTCGGCTCTGATGCCCCGTTGACAAGTGCACAGGTGTGGCGAAAGCGGGCACAAGGGCGGCTATCCGCAGCGTGGAAAACACTAGTGGtgatggtgtgtgtgtccgttgCGCTTGCCCTTATTTGCGCCGTAACTGGACCATCCTCACAAGCCGCTGTACGGAGCTCCAAGGGTATCGATAGTTCTCTTCGTCCACAACTCTTTGCCCGCTTTTTACGGGCATTGCCGCCAACCCATTTTGTGAATGCGTTGTCAGGAGGTCTGCTGACAGTGGCACAAATTCCCATCTGCACACTGGATTGGTGGGATGCCGGGCTCACACTTGGCTTTTTACGCTAGCGACAGTACACGCGTtgtggaaagaaaaaggagcaaaCCGTAGATCGTGTCACGGCTGCGCGAGAGCTCTGCACATGTGCGCCGGATTGACTCAGTGCCTTGTGGCAGCGGTCGAGCAACCTGGTACTGTTGCTTGAAAGCGCAAAAACCTTCTGGATCATCACCGAGAACGCACATTGCAGTACAGGGTGGATTCCTCTAGCGAGGGGTCTTCTGAGGAGTCACCCACCGTTTGGtcgaggcagagaaaagtTGTCCCTGACTACGCTTCAAataaaacacacacacacacacacgcatactcCAAAGTTGTCCTCCTCATTCTCAATTTCTCTTCAACCatctgctcttttttttttgtttcgcaGCCTGTCTTTAAGACTTCCCCGCGAGACTGGCCCATCTGCATTTACAGCAGACACTGTTTCAGTGAAAGTAAACGCATCCTTCCCTGCCAGGAGTGCTGCCGCGAGCACATTGGTCCGCCTTCGAATTTCATCGTTGCGGGGGCAATGACCAACGCAGACACTCCACAGATTCGCGACGGCAACAACGTCAGCCAAGGAAAAGTGAGGTCTTTTTTGTCCAATGCGCTGCTCTACGTGTTCCTAGCGCTCGTGGTCATCAACATCTTTGGAAAGGCGCCGATGGTCCCCGTGGAGAGCACGAGGTCAGTGCAAACTCAGGCGCCAGCTCTGACGTCCACGTTGTCCAGTTTGCGTCCGCTTGCTCGACATGGGGAGCGCTTCAGCGTCGTAGTTGAAACGCAGCCACCCCTGTTCGAGCCTCTCAAATTCGAGAATCTTTTTTTCGATCACGATGCGTTGGCGGCGGCCAACCGTAGCGTAACAATCCCCGTCAATCTGAAGCCGTGCGTAGCCGTCAACTGTACAGTAACTCTGAGAGTTCAGTGGTCTCTGCGCAACTACACATTTTCATCAACAGCGCCGCTTGTACGTTTTTTCCacgatgctgctgtgccgaAGAAGTATCTCTTTGGAAGTGACAACGAGGGTGAGAGCGCGATCGTGGCGGTGCCTGACAGCAGTGCGTACAAACAGTACTTCCAGCCGGAGGTGACACTGAGCCCTGTCGTCTTCTTCGATTACCCTCTTCCGGACCCCTGCTTTGAGTTCACTCCTGTGGTAGAATCGCAGCCCGGCTTCTACGGCCCTTCGCTTTACATCAATAACTTCtgggtgctgcgcgagcaccATGTGAAGCTGAATGCAAGCAGCGCATCACAGCCGCTCAACTTCACTGTGCACCTCACTCCACTTCCGCGATGGAAGGCGCTTCTATACACCCAGTTCGAAATGTCGATGGCGACGCAGGCGGCTTTCGGCCTTTCGAAGGCCTCCGAGGCGGAGACGACAAAAAGGATGCTGTTAGATGTGAGCACAAAGAATCCACTCCTCCTCATTGTCACAGCGATTGTGACGCTTCTGCACTCCGTGTTCGAgtttctcgccttctccaacGATGTGAAGTTCTGGAAGGGCCGTAAGGACTTTCGGGGTCTCTCTGTCCGGAGCATCGTCATCAACTGCTACTTTCAGTCCATCATTTTCCTCTACCTCCTCGAGAACAGCGAAACTTCGTGGGCCGTGCTCGTACCATCTGGAATGGGCGCGCTCATGGAGTATTGGAAGCTTGCAAAGACGCTGAAGATCGTAAAAGTCGAGACTCAAGTCACGACCGTCGCCGAAGCACAGGGGGCTGCGAGGGAATCGGCGAGAAAGAAGGGAACATGGAGGATTTCCGGGTACGACATCGGCTTTAATGACTCGTACGATTCCAGGACGCAGAAGCACGACGACGTGGCAGTCCGGTATCTTATCTACGCGATGATTCCGCTCCTGAGCGGCTACGCTGTGTACTCAGCTTTGTACAAAACACATCGCAACTGGTACTCTTTCCTCATCTCCACGCAGGTTCAGTTCATCTATAGCTTTGGCTTTGCGCAGATGACCCCTCAGATTTTCATCAACTACAAAATGAAGAGCGTTGGTCAGCTTCCGTGGCGCACGTTCATCTACAAATCCCTCAACACCGTCATCGACGACCTCTTTGCTTTTGTCATTAAGATGCCATGGCTGCATCGACTTGCCTGCTTTCAAGACGATATTGTATTTGCCATTCTTCTGTACCAGCGCTGGATTTACCCAGTTGATATGTCTCGCTTCGACGGAGACAGCGGCACAGATGCGGCAGAGGAAGCCGTTCCTGGAGTAGAGGCTgccgaggcagagaagaagaatcAGTAGTCTTATCGTGTGCTCTTACGCCGTGCTGCACCTTCGCTGCTTGCTGCCTTGCAGCGCTTTGCAGCTTTACAGTGGATGCATGACACTTGATAACGTGCTGCATGCTTGATGTTCATCGGTATTGGAGTCTTAGATGTCTAGCACGTACGAGGCGTACACCATCTCTTGATCGACTTctcgttgttctctcttttcttccttgccTGTGCGCCTAGGATTCTCTCCCGTGGCTTTTGAGTTGGAACCGTTCCTTATTGCTGTACTTAACGAGCATGTAAGAGTTCTAAGGCACGacaagagggaaaaaagtAATTTCACGGATGAGTTGGAGAAGAGGATTGTAACGCTCACTCGAGCAtgatcccccctcccctcttcctccgccacgTTGGTTGTTATCGACACCTGGATACGAATGCGGGGGTAgataagggggggggggaagaaaaggggaggcgATGTGCATGTATTGGTACTTCACTATATTTCAAACGCTGGCTCCGGCTGTCCTATGCCAGAGGGCTAATATTGCATGCATTCGGGGTGTCTCTTTCACTTTACTCCACTCagtcctctcctctcctctccctgaTACACATTGGACATGCGCGTTACCAGCGAGCTCCATTATTGTTTACAGAAAGGTGGTGCGCCTGGATGCAGTGGGCTGCAGACCTCAAAGGCGAGAAGCCAGAAGCACCTGCGTGTACTTTGAACGCACTCGTTGGCTTGAACTTGCACCGCGAATGCAAAACGGAGGTTTTCTTTCGTACATTTTTGTCCATTCTGCTCCctgccccccacccctaAGAGTCGGAGATCAAACCGTTCCAAGGAATGTGACTGATTCAAACAATGAGCAACATCGATGAATTCTCAAGACGTCAAGAAAAGCCCATGGCGCGACATCCTCGAAGAGGTCATCGTTGAGCAGAATCTGATAGAGTCTTTTCTGCACGTAGCGCCAGAATCGAGAGAGAATAGGAGAGACCCACCAGTCGATTTCTCTGCGCCTTCCCTCAACGGCTGCGATTCCAGCGAATTGAGACGACGGGGGATTGCACGATCCGCTGGCCCCAGGACGCTAATTTCTCCTAGCCCGGAGCGACAGAATTCGAGCGCCTTGCGCGGCAACAGCTCGCCGTTAGCCAAGGTGGACCAGAGTCGGTCTGCCAACAAGGTGGGAGCCAATACCGAGAGCTACTGGCCGTCAACGGCGAGAGAGACCTCCAAGGCTGTTGAGGCCCTTGTTGAAGCGCTCTCCACCTCATCCTGGTCtagcagcagtagcggaTCTGTCACGCAGCTTGGGCTAGATTTTACATCGACCCGAGATACTGCCTCTTCGAATGCGAAGGTGTACTCGTCAAGTGAGTCGCCCAGAAGTACGGTCGCGTCGGACATAGCGCAGAGCCACCGAGAAACAGCTGACACTGGACAGTTTTTCCTCAAGGCCACACATGTTGTTGCAAGCGAGTTTGAGGGGCGCCAGAGAATCGTCTTTGCAGAGTTTACGGAGGCCACCGAACTTGTGTCACAATTTGTTTGCCGAGTGACGATGACTTCGTTTCCTCTGTAACGTAGTCGCGTGAATGCAGCGAGCGCTTGTCGCCAGGGCGTAGATGCCGCCTTCACCATTCCTACCAGCGgacgaggagaaaaagacagcagcagccggaaATGCTGCTCCTGAGTGGGAAGGCGGTTCGCTGACGCCGGCGGTACAACcaagaaggggggggtgacATACACAAAAGAAGAGAATGGCTCTCACCCCTCGTCTCCATAAGCCCGCGGACAATTGTAAAATGCGAGGTGGTCTATGCTGCACGCTACAAGCcgaacgcacacacgaaaagAAGTGACGCCTTTTCTTGCATGCGGTGGCGGGGAGCACTTCGCCGTGTATGGTAATGGGGTCGTTGATTGTCGAGTGTATTCGAGGAAGTACACCATATGTTACGATCTCATCTATTAATGCAGCTTCCGCACtgtctctttccctgttttgcccttttctctttccgtttgtgctgctctttatctccacctctccgctctcttcttgctcttaCTCGCCTCTCTCAGCTTACAGGCTTCTTGTATAGTTAAATTCAGCTCGACGTCCACCGAagaggcgaaaaaaaaagcgaagggCGGATGCGGCTGCACAAGCAGACGTTTTGCCTCGATTATGTTTTGCGTTCCGCATTTGGCGAGACTTTGAAAACTGAAGGCGCTGCAACAAACGACTATATTTAAACAAACATGCACGTCGAAATTCGACTATGCGAGGTAGAGCATGCCTGTGCTTTTGACCCGCAGAGCTTTTACCGAGTAAAgcagctcctctcttcctacAGTGGCCAAAGCAACGCTGCTGAGGAGCCTGCGAGGCGCACCTGGCACGGCGGctcactgctgcgcctccagcacaCGGCGCCTTTCACTCCTGAGCTGAAGCTGCAGGTCGTAGTGGAGCGTCTAACTGAGATGGAGAGCAAGTGCTTTGGTGCAACGATGGACAAGAAGCAACACGAGGCGCGAGTCAAGAGTCACTGGAACAACAGCGCTGTCGGGACAGCCTACTACAgcgcggaggtgaaggaggtaGTTCTAGCATCCCTTCCCCCGGCTGCCGCCCACAGCGTCGTGAAGATTCGGCTACTGCAGCTACCCCCACAGCTGGATTACAACGCACAGCAAGTTGTAAAAAGGGCGATCGGCGACATGGCCGTCAGTAGGGACAGGCACGACACTCCGCTATGCATTGGTATCGCAAAGATATGCCTGCGCGAACTGATGTTGGCCAGGAAAACGGTCCGCATTGCGATGCAAGCGAAGCGGGCCGTTGTGAGCGCTGTAGAGGCACACAACCTGGACACTTTGATCACGAATGCCATGTTCGGCCGAGGCGAGAGGAATGGGAGCGCCGTGCTCTCTGTTCAGTTCAACGGATACACATTTGGACGCGTTCCGAGGGGAGGGCCTATACCGAACCACAGTCCCGTGGGTGCGACGAAGCGCATCACTACTGCCATGGATTCCAACGAGCCCAGTACCGCACTGCCACTTGTTTCGAATGGAGCAGCCGGGGAGTCTGCTGCTGAGATGGAGTCAGAGGCTCTCAATTCGCGAGCCATCCACTTTGTGCTACTCCCGTACGTTGCACTCGTCGACGTACTTCTTCGCATGGTCGACGTGGCT
This window contains:
- a CDS encoding hypothetical protein (TriTrypDB/GeneDB-style sysID: LpmP.20.0290) gives rise to the protein MKRMGRVFAVKSKAGTAPRVVVPPHDEATVQAVLTGEWLDCCFREYLERKRLFENRFRNRVGLMIRILGLLVLFLAVLWSIWPMWRVLIDVEVDDYYKALEIPSTATPTEITRGYRTMMKRWHPDHNPNCGQFCREKTERIKEAYDILLSRSDHELTLANQYHGGLMTLRSLLSFRGFQISGDAAMNVFMILLHVYPPSARKSSLLRVVCSVVILVFCAVHETLFASGFNIVTVIEILYYFLSVAKGSAQQKSMEEVRQNSYFDVVRDAFVLLGCASATHIAVLWSESTTISMEEAFRMLYGSVYVLSFLYRFSPNMYDNFLMRKCSLPLTYVDMASGRFTWTRFATSELMFLVDDLFVFTCRISSAYRVVVYIVHFVSLCQFFMLPWDTPIVHGRASVRAAATRAEEPKVLTAASAQTTVAQSTNVDATQTAEQGTCVQSYITQEDEYVVADLDNETVAWMDIASLKYKALILALGRKHAQQHGQSVDAVDIAPSADLQNVVVIAFSRGAGTGPGASQQKLDVLCQVHDPEMSRLVAMERGPKVMVPARLKSLWNLDLARVEYRKGLGSDAPLTSAQVWRKRAQGRLSAAWKTLVVMVCVSVALALICAVTGPSSQAAVRSSKGIDSSLRPQLFARFLRALPPTHFVNALSGGLLTVAQIPICTLDWWDAGLTLGFLR
- a CDS encoding hypothetical protein (TriTrypDB/GeneDB-style sysID: LpmP.20.0300) — encoded protein: MTNADTPQIRDGNNVSQGKVRSFLSNALLYVFLALVVINIFGKAPMVPVESTRSVQTQAPALTSTLSSLRPLARHGERFSVVVETQPPLFEPLKFENLFFDHDALAAANRSVTIPVNLKPCVAVNCTVTLRVQWSLRNYTFSSTAPLVRFFHDAAVPKKYLFGSDNEGESAIVAVPDSSAYKQYFQPEVTLSPVVFFDYPLPDPCFEFTPVVESQPGFYGPSLYINNFWVLREHHVKLNASSASQPLNFTVHLTPLPRWKALLYTQFEMSMATQAAFGLSKASEAETTKRMLLDVSTKNPLLLIVTAIVTLLHSVFEFLAFSNDVKFWKGRKDFRGLSVRSIVINCYFQSIIFLYLLENSETSWAVLVPSGMGALMEYWKLAKTLKIVKVETQVTTVAEAQGAARESARKKGTWRISGYDIGFNDSYDSRTQKHDDVAVRYLIYAMIPLLSGYAVYSALYKTHRNWYSFLISTQVQFIYSFGFAQMTPQIFINYKMKSVGQLPWRTFIYKSLNTVIDDLFAFVIKMPWLHRLACFQDDIVFAILLYQRWIYPVDMSRFDGDSGTDAAEEAVPGVEAAEAEKKNQ